TATCGCCGCGTTCGATCAGGGAGCCGGGGATGACGATCAGGTTCGCCGAGGAGATTCTCCTGCTCATCCTCGACGAAGAGCACGGCGATCTGCCGAAGTCCTACTCGGAGCACCTTCTGGACATCGTCGTCGCCGGCGCCGTGTTGATGGATCTGGCACTGGAGGGACGGATCGACACGGACCTCGAAAGACTCGTCCTGGTGGACTCGACGCCTCTTGACGACGAGCTTCTCGACCCGACCCTGGCGGATGTAGCGACCGGCCCGGGCGATCGCAACGCGGACTACTGGATCGCCCGCACCGCGGAGCGGGGCAACGAGATCCGTGAGCGTGCGCTTGCTCGCCTGGTCGAGAACGGAATCCTGGAAACCGATGCCGGCGGCATGTACTTCTCGTCCGCCGTCTCGCGTTCCAGGCGCTATCCGACCCGTGACGGGCGCCAGATGGAGGAAGCGCGCCTGCGAATCATGCGGGTGCTGTTCAGCGACGAGATACCCGATCCGCGCGATGTCGTGCTCATCTGCCTGAGCGACGCCAGCGGCGTTCTGCGTCGCCTCCTCACGCCGCAGGAGAGGAGCCGGCTGCGGGCACGGATCGAGCAGATCCGGAAGCTTGACCTGATCGGCCGCTTCCTGCTCCCGGTAATTCGCCAGAACCGTCTCGCCGAGCCGGCGCCGCAGGCGGCCCGGCCGCCAAGCGAGATACCTGAAGTGAAGGGTCTGCCGCTCCTCGGCAGCGCCCTCAGCATGACCGGGGATCTGAGCATCTTCTTCGCCAGACAGTACAAAGAGTTGGGCCCTGTCTTTCGCGTGCGCGCCCTGAACCGGCGCCTGCTCGTTCTGGCCGGTCCGGAAGCCGTTCAGTTTCTGCAACGCCAGGGCAAGGCCCACTTGCGAACCGGCAACGAGTGGCTGCGTTTCAGTTGGGAGATGGGGGCCTCCAAGACGATCATCGCCCAGGAGGGCCCCCCACACGTCCGCATGCGCAAGACGATGGCCCCGGGCCTTTCGCCCCAGTGCCTCCAGGAGCGCATGCCGGACTTCATGCGCATCACCCGAACGGAAATCGCCGGCTGGCTCCAGGGCGGTCCCGTTGCCGCCCGCTCCGCGCTTCAGCGCATGATCACTCGCCAGGCCGGCGCACTGCTGGCCAACCTCGACATGGTCGACGGCTCCGACGACCTGGACCGCCTTCTAGGGACGATCCTGGACGTGGAGGTGGCGCGACGACGTCCAAGGTGGTGGCTGAAGCTCCCGCGGGTGTCTCGCGCTCGAAGGTCCTATCGGGCGCTCTTCGAGGAGATCATGGCAGTGCACGAGCGACACAAGCCGTCTGGCGGACCATCGAACGTAGTGGACGATCTGCTCGATCTTCACCGAAGAGACCCTCGGCTGCTCCCCGAAGAGGACCTGCCGGGCGTCGTCGGGTCCATCCTCATCGCGGCGCTTCACACGGCGGCGTACACAGTGGTCTTCGCCCTCTACGAGGCGCTGAAGCGCCCCCGGTTCCTGAACGCGATGAGGGCCGAAGCGGACGCCCTGTTCGACAGCGGAGCCGCAGCCGCGCCTCCACTGTCACGACTTGACGTCACGAACCGCTTCGCGATGGAGACCATGCGGGTGTACTCGATCACGCCCGCGGTGCTGCGCCGTGTAACGAACTCGTTCGTGTTTGCCGGCCACACGATTCCGGCCGGCGCAGACATCGTGATCGCCTACGGAGCAGCGCACCATCTGCCGGAGCACTTCCCCGATCCGCAGCGTTTCGACATCGACCGGTACACGCCGGAGCGGGCGGAGCATCGGGCAGCCGGTGTGTACGTTCCGTTCAGCGCGGGAGCGCACAGTTGCCTGGGAAAGGGCCTCGCCCAGATTCAGATCGCACTGACCCTTGCGACGATCTTCCATGAGGCCGACCTGGAGATGAGGCCCCCGGGCTACAGGCTGAAGGTCTCCTACGGTCTGTCGCCCAGGCCGGCCGATTCCTTCAGGTTCGTCGCGCGGCGCAGAAGAGAAAGAGACGCCTCCCTCACCGCCTGAGGAGGAGACTCCAGTGCCCGGCAAAGACAAGGTCCTCCCGCACTCGAGCACGATGGCCCCTCCGGGCACATGGCTGCGCCTCCTCTGGGAGAACGGCGGCGCCCCGCCGGCCTACTGGGGCAAGGTGGCGCGGATCCTCATTCCGACGACGCTGGCTGCTCCTCTACGGATCTTCGAACGACTGCGCTGGGGCGGGGCCGTCGCCCGCGTGGAGATCGACAAACCGCCCGTCTTCGTGCTCGGCGTTGCCCGCAGCGGCACGACCCATCTGCTCAATCTGATGTCGCAGGATCCCCAGTACGCCTGGATCTCGACCTTCCACGCCGCCGTGCCGACCTTCTTCCTCACCGGCCGTGGCCGGTTGAAGCGCCTCATGGCCGGACTCGCGCCGGCGACCCGGCCGATGGACAACATGAAGGTGTCCATGGACATGCCGGTGGAGGAGGATCTGGCAGTCGCCAATGCGAGTCCTTTCTCTTCCCTCCATGCGCTCTCGTTCCCCCAGCGGGGAGAGTGGTACTTCAACAGGTACTGCTTCATGCGAGGCCTTTCGGCCAGGGATATGAAGCAGTGGGAGCGCGTCTACATGGAGGTGCTGCGCAAGGCGACGCTGGATGCCGGCGGCCGGCGGCTGGTGCTCAAGAGTCCGGCCAATACGGGGCGGATACCCCATCTCTTGCGCCTCTTCCCGGACGCGCGGTTCATTCACATCGTTCGCAATCCGTACGTCGTTTACGAATCCCTGGCGCACATGTTCCGTTCCGTCATACCGATGCACCAGCTTCACTCGATCACCGAGGAGGCTCCGGACGACCTTGCGCTCTTCCTCCTGCGGGAGACCCTGCATCAGTACCTCGAGGACCGTGCATCCATCCCGAAGGGACAGCTTGCGGAGCTGCGTTTCGAAGATCTCGAGCGGAATCCGCTGTCGGAGCTCGAGGCCGTCTACGCAACGCTGGACCTGCCGGGCTGGGAGGCGGCGCGGGTCGGGATCGAGAGCTACCTGAGCGGAATCGCCGGCTATCAGAAGAACCGCTACGCAATCGATGCAAGCACGGTCGAACGTGTCCAGCGGGAGTGCCGGTTCGCACTGGACACATGGGAGTACCTGCCGCCCGACGGCTAGCGCCGTAGCAGCCGCAAGCCGACGACGAAGGTGCGACCAGGCGTGACGTAACCGGGAACCTCGAAGTAGTCCTCGTCGAGAGCGTTCTCGATGCGGACGAAGGGCTGCCAGAGGGACCGGGTGTAGCTGAGGTTGAGGTCGACCTTGGTGTAGTCGTCCATGACGGCGCCGTCCGAGTTGACACGGTCCGACACCACCGCGGCCATCACCGCCGCCGAGAACCGTTCCGTCGGCCGCAACTGCGCCACCAGGGTCGTGCGGTTCTTAGGCCGCCGGGCCAGCGGATCGCCCGTCGACTCGTCTTCCGTCTCGTTGTAGGTGTGAGACAACTCCAGGCTGTAGTCGACATTCGGGCGGTAGCGCAGCGTGAACTCGGCGCCGCTCGAACTCGCATTCGCCACGTTGCGGAAGGAGAACGTCGGGAAGTAGAACTGGATCAGTTGATCGAACTCCATGTCGAACCACGTGAGATCGGCGCTGACGCCCGACTCGCCAAAGCGCTGCTCGACGCCGATGTCGAAGCCCTCCGTGGTCTCGGGCAGCAGATTCGGGTCGCCCGAGAACGGATAGTAGAGTTCGTTGAAAGTAGGCGCCCGGAAGGCCGTGCCGTAGCTGCCGTGGACACGGCCCTGTCCCTCGGCCCACGAACTCGCAAAGGTGACTCGGTGGCTGGTCTCCGACCCGAACGCCGAGTGCTCGTCGCCGCGCACGGCGGCCGTGACGTGCGTGTTGTCCGTGATGGACCACTGGTCCTGCACGAACCAGGAGTCGAGGTCGGCTTCCTCGTCGAAGTTGCCGGCGCTCACTCCCTTGCGCGTTTCGGTCGAGTAGCCCAGGTTGAGGACGTTGTCGGCGCCCAGCATCACGTCCGACTGAAGGTCTATCTGCTGGATCTGCGAGTCGACCGTGTAGTTGTTCCAGAACGTGTCCGGATCGGTGCCGACCAGGAGTCCTTCGGTGCGACCGATTCGCGCGGTCTGGCGCCAGAAGGAACCAAGAGCCTTCTCGACCGTGAGCGCGAGGGTCTCGTCGTCTTTCGCGGCCATCGCATTCAGATCCTCGGGACCGAAGCCGTCGAGCGCGGTATCGCCGCTCGCGGAGCGGGCCCGCAGGTCGACTCGGCCATCCTCGAGGAAGGTAGCGCCCAACCGGGCGCTCAAGGTCTGGTTCTCGAAGGGATCGTCCTCCAGGGGCTGGCCTTCGATGTAGCGGTGGGAAACCGCGTCGGTGCTCAGGTCGGTCCCGGAGACGCTGTAGTCCCACACGTCGGTGGCCCCAAGGAGGCCGAAGTCGAAGCGCTGGTGCTCGTTGCTGCCCGCCTCGGCCGTCGCGTTCAACCGCCAGCCGGGTTCGCCCCGCCTGGTCGTGATGCTGATCACGCCGGTCATCGCCTCGGAGCCGTACGTCGCCTGCGGCCCGCGAAGGACCTCGATTCGCTCGATGTTGGCGGCCAGCATGTTCGAGAAGTCGTAGCTGCCACCGGTGACCGAGTTGACCCGAACACCGTCGACCAGAACGGCCGCCTGGCCGCCGGTGCCGCCACGCACCCTCACGGTCGCAACCTTCCCCGGGCCTCCGGTCTGGGTGACCTCGACGCCCGGCACGGTTCGGAGCAGATCGAGGACCGCCACCTGGTTTCTCTGCTCGATCTCCCCGGCGTCGATCACCGTGACCGCGCTGCCGACCTCGGAGCGAGGCGCCTCGTAGCGGTTCGCGCTGACGACGATCTCCTCCGCGACGATCGGGGTTCCTTCTTCGGTCTCGGCTTCTTCCTCGCCAAACGTGATCGTCGGCGCCAGCATCAGCACGGCCAGCACGACGCCCAGGCGCCTGCGCACCGATTCGGTTTCTGTTCGACTGTTCATTCGGGCTCTCCTCCCCCTCTCGGGATTCCTGCTCCGGGCGGCCTTCCGGGCCGGTGGAGCATCGATTGCCTCGGCAGGCAGTCAGGTTTCCTGACTTACCTTCGTCCTACTGACCGGCCCTTCCCATTCCTGTGCGGAACAGTGGTCAATCGCCGGCTTCGTCCGGATCACAGTCGCGGGGCGGTGGGAGATTCTCACTCCCCTTCCCTCGATCTGCCTGCGTCCTGGTGTGGTGCTCAGACTCTCGGCTTGGTGATCCTCATCACGTTTGAAGAATCGGGCTGCGAAGCCGGACCCTAGCAGCCTCGCGATGCGGCCTACAATCACGCGAATGCCGAACGCGACGGGCAAGCAACTCTCGCTGCTGATGGACCAGCCGGACGCCGCGTTCCGCGTCCACGCCTCGCACCGGCTGGAGACGCTGGCGAGGCGGCTCGCCGAGGAGATGAGCCGGCATCCCGCGGAACCGCTGGAGCCGGAACGGATCGTCGTGCCCGATGCACTGCTCGGCCAGTGGCTGCGGTTGCAACTCGCCTCCCATCTCGGGGTGGCCGCACATCTGCGAGTCGAGCAACCGGCGCAGTTCGCCTGGGCCGCGATGCGCGAAGAGGTCGCCGAACTGACCGGTGAGTCGGTCTACGGGCCGCCTCACCTGCGCTGGCGGATCTTCGAGCGCCTGAAGAACTGGACGGGCGACGACGAGATCGCGCGCTACCTCGAGGACGGCGACTCTCGCAAGCGTTTCGAACTCGCCGATCAACTCGCCGTCGCCTACGACCGCTGCCGGGTCTACCGGCCCGACGCCATCAGGGCGTGGCAGCAAGGCCAGGGAAGTGGCTGGCACGCACGGCTGTGGCGGGAACTCGCACCGGCAGCGCCCGGCGCCGAACACTGGGTCGACGCCATCGACCGCTATCGGGACCGGCTGGAGCAACGGCCGCGTGCGGCCGGGACGAGACAGCGCGTGAGCTTCTTTCACCCCGCCGCACTGTCGCCCACCTACGTCGAAGTGCTCAGGCTCGCCGCGCGAGTCATGGACGTCCACCTCTACCTGCTCAGCCCCAGCCACGACTTCTGGAGCAGGCCGGCGGGTGCCGGGGAGGTCGAGTCCAACGAACTGCTCGACGCCTGGGGCCGTTCGGCCCGGGACCTGCGCGCTCTCATCGGTTCCGAACCGGACAGGGTCGTCGTCGTGGATCATCCGCGCTCCGGCGACATGCCGGCCGACGCCGGGACCGGGCGTGCGGGCGGCACCGCGGAAGACCTTGCCGATGTCGCCGCTCGCCCGACCTGCCTGGCCTCGGTCCAGCGGCGCATTCTCGAAGACGATCCAGAGGCGCCGGTGGCCACGGGCGCGAGGACCGGATCGGACGACTCGATCCAGATCCACGTCTGTCACTCGCCGACCCGCGAGGTAGAGGTCCTGCACGATCGCCTGCTGGGCCTCTTCGACACGTACTCCGACATCCAGCCGGCCGATGTGCTGGTCCTCACGCCCGATCTCGACACGTACGCGCCCCTGGTCGAGGCGGTGTTCGGGTCCGCCGGCCGGGTCGGTGTCAGCATCGGCAGGCGACGACTGAAGGAAGGCGCCGCGCTGGCCGCCTTTCTAGACCTCCTCGAGCTTCCGGGCTCCCGGTACGCGGCGAACGATGTGCTGGCGCCGCTGCTCGCCGAATCCGTGCGTTTGCAGTTCGGCATCACTGACACCGGTCTCGCGACGATCCGGGGTGCGGTCGCCATGGCCAGAATCCGCTGGGGAAGGGACGGCGAACACCGTACCGAGCTCGACGTACCGGCTTCCCCGAACCACAACTGGCGCCGTGGCCTGGACCGGCTCCTGCTCGGCTACGCGATGCAGGAGGGCGAGACGCTCGTCGACGGCATCGCGCCCAGCGCGCTCGACCACTGGGGCCAGCACACCGGCGCCGCCGACTACGAACTGCTCGGCCGCTTTCGCCGCTACTGCGACCTCGCCTTCGCGCTGAACGATTGGACAGACGCCGAACACGACGCCACCGCGTGGATGGAGCGCCTTCAGGCCGAAGTCCTGGACGCTTTCTTCACCAGCGACCATCGCGCCGGGCCCGAAGCGGTCCGCGAAGTGAACACGGTCTCCCGGCTGCTCTCCGAGTTCGATGAAGAGTGCAAGCGCGCCGGCGCCGCCGGCGCCATCCCGTTTCCCGTCCTGCGCGACGTGCTGAACGACATGGCCGAGAAGGCCGCCCGTTCGGCGCCGCGACTGGACGACGGCATCGCGGTCGCGGACCTTGCGTCGGGCCAGGTCTTCCCGGCCAGGGTGATCTGCGCCGTCGGTATGAACGATGGCGCCTTCCCGCGCCGGCCGCGGCCCCCGCAGTTCGACTTCCAGGCCGACCTCTTCGAAGGCGAGGCGCGACAGCCCGGCGACCGCGACCGCCGCAACGAGGACCGCCTCGCCTTCCTCGAAGCCCTGCTCGCCGCACGGCGCCACTTCGTGCTGACGTACACCGGGCGCGACCTCCAGGAGGACAAGCCGATCCCGCCATCCGCGGTGGCAAGCGAGCTGGCCGAGTACCTGGAACAGATCTTCCCGGACCCCGGCGGGAAGAACGACGACGAAGAGCGTGATCGCTGGGCCACCAGACACCCGTTGCAGCCGTTCAGCCCGAAGTACTTCGAGCCGGGCGAAACCGCGCTGTTCAGCTACTCGGAGTCGATGCGGAACGCAGCCGAGGCGCTTCGCGCGAGCGGAGACGAGCCCGACCGCTTCGCGGGCGAACTCGCCGCGGAGCCTCGCGAGGAGACCGTGGAACTCGAACTGGAGGATCTCGTTCGCTTCGCCGCCAGCCCTTCTCAGGACTTTCTCCGCAAGCGGCTGGACATCCTCCTCGACGTCCGCGAAGACGACGTTGCGGCCGACGAGCCGCTCGATCTGAACGCCCTGGAATCCTGGCAACTGAAGAGCGACCTGGCGGGAATCGGCGAGCAGGGCGACGAGCGGACCATCGAGCTGGCCGCGGCCCGGGGCCTGCTGCCGCCGCGCAACCTCGGCCTGGTGCAGCACCGGCAGTCCGCGGCCCAGGTCGCGGCGCTGATGGAGAAACTCCAACCGTTCCAGCGGCACCGCGAGGCGCCCCGACACCGAGTCGAGGTCGAGTTCGGGAACGTGCGCCTGGTCGGTGCGGTCGGGCAGTTCGACGAGGGAACGAACCAACTGCTCTTCTGGCGCATCGGGAGCCTCCGTCCGAAGGACCGCATCGGCGTCTGGCTGCGGCTCCTGGCGCTCGTCGCCGGCCGGCAGCAGCCGGCGACGGCCCACCTCCTCGGCAGCAAGGACCAGGTCGAACACGTCGCGCTCCGTGGGCCCGAGCGGGATGAAGCGCGGTCGCTGCTCGGCGACTGGGTCGAGGTCTGGCGCGAGAGCCAGCGCAGGCCGCTGCCGTTCTTCGCCTCGACGTCCTGGGTCTGGACGGAGAAGCGCGCCTGGAGCCGCAAGGTCCAGGACGAATGGTCGAAGCAGCCATGGTTCGAAGGCAACGACCCCCGCCACCGCCTGATCTTCGGCGACGACCCGAGCGGCGACGACTTCGAGCGCCTGGCCGAACGACTGCTCCGTCCGTTGCGGGAGGCGAGCGCATGACCGCGGCCACCGAGCGTGCCGACGCCTTCGACCGACCGCTCGACGCCGACCTTCTGATCGAGGCGAGCGCCGGGACGGGCAAGACCTACGCTCTGACCACCCTGGTCGCCCGCCTGATCGTCGAAGAGCGATTCGACATCGACCAACTCCTGATCGTCACCTTCACGATCTCCGCCGCGGGCGAACTGCGCACCCGGGTGCGGCGACTCCTCCAGGCGGCCCGGCGAGCCGCCTCCGGCGCCAACGTGGAACCCGGTTCCCAGGCCGGCAGGCTGGGGCGGCGCTGGCGGCGGCGCGGGATCGAGGACGCGGACGCCCTGAGACGCCTCACCCGCGCCGTCCGCGACATCGACCGGGCGAACATCACGACGATCCACGGCTTCTGCCAGCGGACGCTCGTCGAGTTCGCCCTTCATGCCGGCACTCCGTTCACGTTCGAAGTGAGCGGAGACAACGCGCTGGCCGTCGGCGACGCCGCGCGCGACTTCTGGCGACGCCGGATGGTCGGGCAACCCGTGTCGCTGCTGGAGCACGCGCAGTCGCAGAAGTTCGTGCTGGACGAAGACACGACGACCTGGGTCACCCGCCATCACGCCCAGGTCCAGGAAACCCGGGGGGTCCGCTCGCCGGAGGCGCTGCCGAGCGCGCTCGAGTCGAAGCGGAGCGCGTGGCTGGCAGCGGTCCGCGCGGCACAGACCGAATGGTCCGACCCGGGGCAGAGAGCCGCCTTCCAGGAAGTCGCCGACCCGGCGCGATGGACCGCGGCAGCACGGAAGAAGACACGGGTACGCGTGCGCGGCCGGATGGTCTTCGAGGCGTTCGAGACCGGCGCCCCGGAGAAACTCGCCCCGGACTGCGCCGGCGCTTTCGGCGCCAAGGCGCTGAAGGCGGGGTTCTACAAGAAGAACCCGCCGCCTGCCGCCCCGCTGTTCCACCACTTCGACGACATCGCGGAAGCCGGAGCGGCCTATGGCGATCTGTGGCTCGCAAGCCAGCGCCTCAGCCTCCTCGAGGACGCCGGCCGGTCCCTGCGACACGCCACCCGAGTCGACCGCAGCCTGAGCTTCGACGCCCTGCTGGTCGAACTCCACCGCGCGCTCGACGGGTCCGGCGGAACCGAGCTCGCGCGTCGAATCCGCTCCCGGTACCCAATCGCCCTGATCGACGAGTTCCAGGACACCGACCGGCTGCAGGCCCGGATCTTCGAGACGATCTACCCGGGCGGCGCCGGCGTGGCCGGCGGGCGACTCTTCGTCGTCGGCGACCCGAAGCAGTCGATCTACCGCTTCCGGGGCGCGGACGTGTTCGCCTATCTGGAGGCTCACAAGCGCCTGGGCTCTTCGGACGAAGCGCTGGAACTGAAACAGAACTACCGTTCGACGCCCGGACTCATTTGCGCCGTCAACGAGCTCTTCTCGCGGGAACGGCCGTTCGTCCTCTCCGACTTCGGGTTCTCGCGGGCGGCGCCGGCCGACCGGAAACCCGGGGAGCTCGTGATCCAGGACGAGGACGACGATCAGGCCCCGTTCCAGTTCGTCCTGATCCCGAAGGCGGACGGGAAGCCGCGGACCAAGCCGGAGCTGACCGCCCTGGCCGCGAAACAGGCCGCCCGGGACATCGCGCGCCTGATAGCGGCGGGCAAGGACGGCAGGGCGAAACTGGCAGGCGGCGACCGGCCCAGGGCCCTGGCCGCCCGCGACATCGCCGTGCTCGTGCGCAAGGGCGCCCAGGGCAAGGCAGTAGCGGCAGCTCTGCACGAACTCGGGATCGACAGCGTCGAGATCGGCGACGACAACATCTTTCAGTCCGACGAGGCGGGCGGCCTCCATCGCCTTCTCCACGCCCTGTGCCTGGACGAATCGGAGTACAACGCCACGCAACTGCTCCGCGGAGCGCTCGCCGCCGACCTGTTCGGACTAGACCTGGAGGACCTCGCCGCGCTGCGCGACGACGACGACGCCTGGAGCCACTGGCGAGGTTTCGCGCGCGAGTGGGCCGACGTCTGGCAGGAGCACGGTATCGCCGCGCTGATGCGGGGCATCCTGTTCGCCAGCGACGCCGCCGACTGCTCGGCGAACCTGCTCGCCTACCCGAACGGCCCCCGGCGGCTGACGAACTACCTGCACCTCACCGATCTGCTCCACGAAGTCGAGAGCCGGCGGCGGCCCTCGCGTCAGGGCCTCCTCGACTGGTTTCGGCAAGCCAGGGGGGACGCGCAGACCAACGACGAAACGGCCCAGCTTCGCCTCGAGAGCGACGAGAACCTGGTGAAGATCGTCACCGCCCACCGGGCCAAAGGCCTGGAGTTCCCGATCGTCTTCTACCCCTTCGCCTGGGACGGCCGCGCGCAGGCGACGGGCGGGAACAGAAAGCCGACGGCCGACTACTACGACCCCGAACACGGGACGCCAGTGCTCGATCTCGACCCATCGGACGACGCCTACGATCGCGAGCACGTCGAAGAGCACGCCGACGAGCTGCGGCTCCTCTACGTGGCGCTGACGCGGGCGGAGCACCGCTGCGTGGTGACCTGGTCGCCCGAAGCCGGAGCCGAACACGCGCCGTTGGCCTGGCTCCTTCACGGCCGCGGAACGGCGATCCACGACGACGACGCCGGAGCCTTGAAGGAGAACGTCGCCCGAGTCAAGGCACTGGGGCAGGGCGAGTGGCTGGCGGAGGTCGAGGCACTCGCGCACCGTGCCCGCGGCGCCGTCTCGCTGCGGATGATCGACGAGGCGGCGGATGCCGACGCCGACACTGAGGCGGCCGAAGCCGACACCGAAGCGGCAGGCGCGGAGGCGGCCGGGTCTCTCGAGGCCCGCAAGCTCGAACGCAAGCTCGAACGGATCCGGCAGCGGACGAGCTACTCCGCCCTGTCGGCCGGGGCCGGCGCGGGCGCCGGCTTGCTCGTGCGCGACCGCGACGACATCGACCTCTCCGACGGAGAAGCCGTCGTCGAACAGACGGCGCCCGCCAACGCGCTGGAACGGGAAGAAGACGGCCCTACCGTCTTCACCTTCCCCAGCGGCGGCCGCTCCGGCCGGTGCCTGCACGAGATCTTCGAGCGGCGGCTCGGCGACCCGGACGCCGGAAGCCTGGAGCGGACCTGCGAGAACGCGCTCGCCCGCTACGGCTTCCAGGACAAGTGGCTGCCGGCGGTCCGAACCCTGGTCGAGAACGGTCTGGAGACGCCACTCATGGCGCCGGGCGAGGCTGGCGGCGTGTTCCGGCTGTCGGACCTCCAACGGCCCGTCGCCGAAATGGAGTTCCACCTGCCGCTCCGCGGGCTTGAGCGCGCGAAGCTGGCACACTGCCTCGAAGAGCACGGCTACGATCACCGGCTCGCCGGGGGCGACACCGGGATCGACGGCTTCCTGCACGGCTTCATCGACCTCACGGCTCGGCACGACGGCCGGTGGTACGTCCTCGACTACAAGTCGAACTGGCTCGGCCCGGACCCGGCTTCGTACTCGACAGCGGCCATCGCGGAGTCGATGCGCCACCACGGCTACCACCTCCAGTACCTCCTTTACCTGACCGCCCTGCACCGCCTGCTGACGCTACGGCTCAAGGACTACGACTACGACCGCCACATCGGCGGCGCCTTCTACCTCTTCCTGCGCGGCATGAGGCCGAACGCTCCCGGCAGCGGCGTGTTCCACGACCGTCCGTCCCGCACCTGCATCGAAGCGATCGACGCCTGCTTTGGCGGAACGCCATGAACAGCCACGAACAGATCGACGCCTTGACAGGAGCCGGCGTTCTCGCCGACATCGACTGCTACTTTGCCCGGCTGACGATGGACCTCGGCGCCGGCGAGGACGTTGCCCTGGCCGCGGCCACGACCAGCGCGCTGCACCGGAACGGCCACACCTGCCTCGACCTCGGCAACGCCGGCAAGCCGATCGCGACGCTGGTCGAGCGACCCGATTCGGAACGCCCGGAGGAAACGCTGGCGGCCGACCTGCAGGCGATCGCCCTGCCCGCGAGCGCCGCGCTGCGCGAGGCGCTGGCTGGAAGCCCCGTCGTCACCGCGGACGCGGACGCGGCGACCGACCGGCCCCTCGTCCTGGACGGCGACCGCCTCTACCTGCACCGCCTGTTCCACGCCGAACGCCGGCTGGCGGCGCGTCTGCGCGCCCTGGCAGCGGAGAGGGATCTGTCGGCCGGCGCCGAGTCCACCTCCGCACGGGTCTTCGACGCCGGGGAAGATCGAACCGCGGAGGCGGTCGCGGCGCTGCGCATCGCGTTGGAGCGGCGGCTCTGCATCGTCACCGGCGGCCCCGGCACCGGCAAGACGACGCTGGCCGCCAAGCTGATCGCGACGCTCGTCGACACAGGCCTGGCCCACCCGCGCCGGATCGGCCTCGCGGCGCCCACCGGAAAGGCCGCCTCGCGCATCCAGGAGTCGGTCCGCGAGAAG
Above is a window of Acidobacteriota bacterium DNA encoding:
- a CDS encoding TonB-dependent receptor; the encoded protein is MNSRTETESVRRRLGVVLAVLMLAPTITFGEEEAETEEGTPIVAEEIVVSANRYEAPRSEVGSAVTVIDAGEIEQRNQVAVLDLLRTVPGVEVTQTGGPGKVATVRVRGGTGGQAAVLVDGVRVNSVTGGSYDFSNMLAANIERIEVLRGPQATYGSEAMTGVISITTRRGEPGWRLNATAEAGSNEHQRFDFGLLGATDVWDYSVSGTDLSTDAVSHRYIEGQPLEDDPFENQTLSARLGATFLEDGRVDLRARSASGDTALDGFGPEDLNAMAAKDDETLALTVEKALGSFWRQTARIGRTEGLLVGTDPDTFWNNYTVDSQIQQIDLQSDVMLGADNVLNLGYSTETRKGVSAGNFDEEADLDSWFVQDQWSITDNTHVTAAVRGDEHSAFGSETSHRVTFASSWAEGQGRVHGSYGTAFRAPTFNELYYPFSGDPNLLPETTEGFDIGVEQRFGESGVSADLTWFDMEFDQLIQFYFPTFSFRNVANASSSGAEFTLRYRPNVDYSLELSHTYNETEDESTGDPLARRPKNRTTLVAQLRPTERFSAAVMAAVVSDRVNSDGAVMDDYTKVDLNLSYTRSLWQPFVRIENALDEDYFEVPGYVTPGRTFVVGLRLLRR
- a CDS encoding sulfotransferase, producing MPGKDKVLPHSSTMAPPGTWLRLLWENGGAPPAYWGKVARILIPTTLAAPLRIFERLRWGGAVARVEIDKPPVFVLGVARSGTTHLLNLMSQDPQYAWISTFHAAVPTFFLTGRGRLKRLMAGLAPATRPMDNMKVSMDMPVEEDLAVANASPFSSLHALSFPQRGEWYFNRYCFMRGLSARDMKQWERVYMEVLRKATLDAGGRRLVLKSPANTGRIPHLLRLFPDARFIHIVRNPYVVYESLAHMFRSVIPMHQLHSITEEAPDDLALFLLRETLHQYLEDRASIPKGQLAELRFEDLERNPLSELEAVYATLDLPGWEAARVGIESYLSGIAGYQKNRYAIDASTVERVQRECRFALDTWEYLPPDG
- a CDS encoding cytochrome P450; protein product: MTIRFAEEILLLILDEEHGDLPKSYSEHLLDIVVAGAVLMDLALEGRIDTDLERLVLVDSTPLDDELLDPTLADVATGPGDRNADYWIARTAERGNEIRERALARLVENGILETDAGGMYFSSAVSRSRRYPTRDGRQMEEARLRIMRVLFSDEIPDPRDVVLICLSDASGVLRRLLTPQERSRLRARIEQIRKLDLIGRFLLPVIRQNRLAEPAPQAARPPSEIPEVKGLPLLGSALSMTGDLSIFFARQYKELGPVFRVRALNRRLLVLAGPEAVQFLQRQGKAHLRTGNEWLRFSWEMGASKTIIAQEGPPHVRMRKTMAPGLSPQCLQERMPDFMRITRTEIAGWLQGGPVAARSALQRMITRQAGALLANLDMVDGSDDLDRLLGTILDVEVARRRPRWWLKLPRVSRARRSYRALFEEIMAVHERHKPSGGPSNVVDDLLDLHRRDPRLLPEEDLPGVVGSILIAALHTAAYTVVFALYEALKRPRFLNAMRAEADALFDSGAAAAPPLSRLDVTNRFAMETMRVYSITPAVLRRVTNSFVFAGHTIPAGADIVIAYGAAHHLPEHFPDPQRFDIDRYTPERAEHRAAGVYVPFSAGAHSCLGKGLAQIQIALTLATIFHEADLEMRPPGYRLKVSYGLSPRPADSFRFVARRRRERDASLTA
- a CDS encoding exodeoxyribonuclease V subunit gamma, which translates into the protein MPNATGKQLSLLMDQPDAAFRVHASHRLETLARRLAEEMSRHPAEPLEPERIVVPDALLGQWLRLQLASHLGVAAHLRVEQPAQFAWAAMREEVAELTGESVYGPPHLRWRIFERLKNWTGDDEIARYLEDGDSRKRFELADQLAVAYDRCRVYRPDAIRAWQQGQGSGWHARLWRELAPAAPGAEHWVDAIDRYRDRLEQRPRAAGTRQRVSFFHPAALSPTYVEVLRLAARVMDVHLYLLSPSHDFWSRPAGAGEVESNELLDAWGRSARDLRALIGSEPDRVVVVDHPRSGDMPADAGTGRAGGTAEDLADVAARPTCLASVQRRILEDDPEAPVATGARTGSDDSIQIHVCHSPTREVEVLHDRLLGLFDTYSDIQPADVLVLTPDLDTYAPLVEAVFGSAGRVGVSIGRRRLKEGAALAAFLDLLELPGSRYAANDVLAPLLAESVRLQFGITDTGLATIRGAVAMARIRWGRDGEHRTELDVPASPNHNWRRGLDRLLLGYAMQEGETLVDGIAPSALDHWGQHTGAADYELLGRFRRYCDLAFALNDWTDAEHDATAWMERLQAEVLDAFFTSDHRAGPEAVREVNTVSRLLSEFDEECKRAGAAGAIPFPVLRDVLNDMAEKAARSAPRLDDGIAVADLASGQVFPARVICAVGMNDGAFPRRPRPPQFDFQADLFEGEARQPGDRDRRNEDRLAFLEALLAARRHFVLTYTGRDLQEDKPIPPSAVASELAEYLEQIFPDPGGKNDDEERDRWATRHPLQPFSPKYFEPGETALFSYSESMRNAAEALRASGDEPDRFAGELAAEPREETVELELEDLVRFAASPSQDFLRKRLDILLDVREDDVAADEPLDLNALESWQLKSDLAGIGEQGDERTIELAAARGLLPPRNLGLVQHRQSAAQVAALMEKLQPFQRHREAPRHRVEVEFGNVRLVGAVGQFDEGTNQLLFWRIGSLRPKDRIGVWLRLLALVAGRQQPATAHLLGSKDQVEHVALRGPERDEARSLLGDWVEVWRESQRRPLPFFASTSWVWTEKRAWSRKVQDEWSKQPWFEGNDPRHRLIFGDDPSGDDFERLAERLLRPLREASA